One window from the genome of Nicotiana tomentosiformis chromosome 5, ASM39032v3, whole genome shotgun sequence encodes:
- the LOC104090253 gene encoding annexin D2-like — protein MASLKVPTSVPEPYEDAEQLKKAFAGWGTNEALIIQILAHRNAAQRKLIRETYAAAYGEDLLKDLDAELTSDFQRAVLLWTLSPAERDAYLVNEATKRLTSSNWVILEIACTRSSDDLFKARQAYHARYKKSLEEDVAYHTTGDFRKLLVPLLTAFRYEGEEANMTLARKEANILHEKISDKAYNDEELIRIISTRSKAQLNATFNHYLDQHGSEINKDLETDSDDEYLKLLSAAIECLKTPEKHFEKVLRLAIKGTGTDEWDLTRVVTTRAEVDMERIKEEYHKRNSVPLDRAIAGDTSGDYERMLLALIGHGDA, from the exons atgGCGAGTCTTAAAGTTCCAACATCTGTTCCAGAACCTTATGAAGATGCTGAGCAACTCAAAAAAGCTTTTGCTG GATGGGGTACAAATGAGGCACTTATTATTCAGATTCTGGCACATAGAAATGCAGCACAACGCAAGTTAATCCGAGAAACTTATGCTGCAGCTTATGGAGAGGATCTTCTCAAGGACTTGGATGCTGAACTGACAAGTGATTTTCAG CGTGCAGTGCTTCTGTGGACTTTGAGTCCTGCTGAGCGCGACGCCTACTTGGTTAATGAAGCTACCAAACGTCTGACTTCTAGCAATTGGGTTATCTTGGAAATTGCTTGTACAAGGTCTTCTGATGATCTCTTTAAGGCGAGGCAGGCCTACCATGCTCGATACAAGAAATCACTTGAAGAAGATGTTGCTTATCACACAACTGGGGATTTCCGTAAG CTTTTGGTTCCTCTTTTAACTGCATTCAGATACGAAGGAGAAGAGGCGAACATGACATTGGCAAGAAAGGAGGCAAATATACTACACGAGAAGATCTCTGACAAGGCTTACAATGATGAGGAGCTCATCCGAATTATTTCTACTAGGAGTAAAGCACAGCTGAATGCAACATTCAACCACTACCTTGACCAACATGGCAGTGAAATCAACAAG GATCTGGAAACTGATTCTGATGATGAGTACCTGAAATTACTCAGCGCAGCAATAGAATGCTTGAAAACCCCAGAGAAACACTTTGAGAAAGTTCTTCGATTGGCTATCAAGGGTACAGGCACAGACGAATGGGACCTTACTAGAGTTGTCACTACTCGGGCTGAAGTTGACATGGAACGTATCAAAGAAGAGTACCATAAGAGGAACAGTGTTCCATTGGACCGTGCAATTGCTGGAGACACTTCAGGAGACTATGAAAGGATGCTTCTGGCTTTGATTGGGCATGGAGATGCTTGA
- the LOC104090255 gene encoding uncharacterized protein, with the protein MERATPVRKPHTNTADLLSWSEVPPANNSSASSVASGNASRSSARSHQPSDGISKTLFGGQITDEEAESLNKRKPCSGYKLKEMSGSNIFYADGEDDASESGTVNGNFNNRTSVRIVQQAANGISQISFSTEERISPKKPSTLTEVAKQRELSGTLESESDSKVKKQLSNAKSKELSGNDIFGPPAEIPPRSLAAARSMESKESKDMGEPAPRAVRTSVKVSNPAGGQSNILFGDEPVVNTVKKIHDQKFAELTGNDIFKGDVPPGSAEKPLSRAKLREMNGNDIFSDGKVESRDYFGGVRKPPGGESSIALI; encoded by the exons ATGGAGAGAGCAACACCTGTACGGAAACCCCACACCAATACCGCCGATCTGCTCTCCTGGTCCGAAGTTCCGCCGGCAAACAACTCCTCCGCTTCCTCCGTTGCCTCCGGCAATGCCTCTCGCTCCAGCGCGCGTTCTCATCAG CCGTCTGACGGAATCAGTAAGACGCTGTTTGGAGGTCAAATCACTGATGAGGAAGCTGAGAGCTTGAACAAACG GAAACCTTGTTCAGGGTATAAACTGAAGGAGATGAGTGGTAGCAATATTTTTTATGCTGATGGTGAAGATGATGCCTCAGAATCTGGAACTGTTAATGGTAACTTTAACAACCGGACATCTGTCCGCATTGTTCAG CAAGCTGCAAACGGGATAAGCCAGATTTCATTCAGTACTGAAGAAAGGATCTCTCCCAAGAAACCTAGCACTCTGACTGAAGTGGCAAAGCAGAGAGAGTTGAGTGGAACACTAGAAAGTGAGTCAGATAGCAAAGTGAAAAAGCAGCTGTCAAATGCAAAGAGCAAGGAACTCAGTGGAAATGACATCTTTGGCCCTCCTGCAGAAATTCCTCCTAGATCTTTGGCTGCTGCCCGATCCATGGAGTCAAAAGAAAGCAAGGACATGGGTGAACCTGCTCCACGAGCTGTACGGACGTCTGTCAAGGTTTCTAAT CCTGCTGGTGGTCAAAGCAATATCTTGTTTGGTGATGAACCTGTTGTCAACACAGTAAAGAAAATACATGACCAGAAGTTTGCAGAGTTGACCGGCAATGACATTTTCAAGGGAGATGTCCCTCCTGGATCTGCAGAAAAGCCACTGAGCAGAGCAAAGCTGAGAGAAATGAATGGCAATGATATTTTTTCTGATGGCAAAGTTGAATCCAGAGATTACTTTGGTGGCGTGCGCAAACCACCGGGTGGAGAGAGCAGCATTGCACTAATTTAG
- the LOC138892927 gene encoding uncharacterized protein, whose translation MIPLRVKFPNLTLNCRSMNSLSRIGSVSGRPPYADECTSKVDRVSYARMLIEIDVTKPLPNTVKARDPMGKIFDQEVVYDWKLEYCPTCLLIGHSCQNPPQKKTANMAQGMPTKQKTVWQKREETTTAPKDNGQNKTLQTIP comes from the coding sequence ATGATCCCATTACGGGTTAAATTCCCTAATCTCACTCTTAATTGCCGGAGTATGAACTCTCTAAGTCGAATTGGTAGTGTGTCGGGGAGACCCCCATATGCGGATGAATGTACTTCAAAGGTAGATAGGGTTTCTTATGCTCGTATGTTGATAGAAATAGATGTTACTAAGCCTTTACCAAACACGGTCAAAGCCAGGGATCCAATGGGGAAAATATTTGATCAAGAAGTTGTGTATGATTGGAAGCTGGAGTATTGCCCGACTTGTCTGTTAATTGGACATAGTTGTCAGAATCCTCCTCAGAAGAAAACTGCAAATATGGCTCAAGGGATGCCAACTAAGCAGAAGACTGTCTGGCAAAAGAGAGAAGAAACGACGACTGCACCTAAGGACAATGGGCAGAACAAGACCTTACAGACTATACCATAA